The Opitutales bacterium ASA1 genome window below encodes:
- a CDS encoding SulP family inorganic anion transporter has translation MSFANYFNSRAPQQLRRLFTSIDPLPIRFAVRAYNRQKLRGDARAALEVALLAFPQGLAYALIAGLPIAYGLFGSAFAAIVGSFFAGSRFVMVGPTNATAVLTLSAFLAIGATESEMAFLVPLLLLMVGAMQIAAAYLNIGSLIAYISRAVVVGYISAAAVLIMVNQIRNLLGIQVPDAPTVLLVLGGIVRALPETHWPTVAVSLATAAAFLALRRWTPKLPTAAITLLASMLFGLVARLLEHPVRMLPSVSASSFQVGLPRIDFGEINHLASAALAIAFLGILESASIGKSLAARAGERLHTNQEIFALGMANVGCSCLGGMPASGSLTRSALASASGAATPLASLYCGLLSLVLVFGLGMFLGHLPRAALAVVVVFVALSLINPRQIRFVVRATRADATVFAVTAGSALVFPLDTAIFIGAATSIVLFLEKAGEPELVEYTFTEDGQLAERRASEKRQLPEISIVHVEGSLFFGAAELLQEQIRRVCDDPNLRILVLRLKHAHHLDASAVLALEELVQFMRENGRGLIVSGARKEVFRICKRTGLLDLIGRDNFFVEWPQNPTLSTRNALKRAQQILGRKDATVRIFGEMRTKTPDTPS, from the coding sequence ATGAGTTTCGCGAACTACTTCAACTCTCGTGCGCCGCAGCAGCTCCGCCGGCTGTTCACGTCGATCGATCCTCTGCCGATCCGTTTCGCCGTCCGCGCCTACAACCGGCAGAAGCTCCGAGGCGACGCCCGTGCGGCTCTCGAAGTGGCGTTGCTCGCGTTTCCGCAGGGGCTTGCCTACGCGCTCATCGCGGGCCTGCCCATCGCCTACGGGTTGTTCGGCAGCGCGTTCGCGGCGATCGTGGGCAGCTTCTTCGCCGGTTCGCGATTCGTGATGGTCGGTCCGACGAACGCCACCGCCGTGCTCACGCTGAGCGCCTTTCTCGCCATCGGAGCGACGGAGAGCGAGATGGCGTTTCTCGTGCCGTTGTTGCTGCTCATGGTCGGTGCGATGCAGATCGCGGCCGCCTACCTCAACATCGGCAGCCTGATCGCCTACATCTCGCGTGCCGTCGTGGTCGGTTACATCTCGGCCGCGGCGGTGCTGATCATGGTCAACCAGATCCGAAATCTGCTCGGTATCCAAGTTCCGGATGCGCCCACCGTCCTCCTGGTGCTAGGAGGGATCGTCCGCGCGCTTCCCGAAACCCATTGGCCCACGGTCGCGGTGAGCCTCGCGACGGCCGCGGCGTTTCTCGCACTCCGGCGCTGGACTCCGAAGCTCCCTACGGCGGCGATCACCCTGCTCGCCTCGATGCTCTTCGGCCTCGTCGCCCGACTGTTGGAGCATCCCGTCCGGATGCTGCCGTCGGTTTCGGCGTCCAGCTTCCAAGTCGGCCTGCCGCGGATCGATTTCGGCGAGATCAACCACCTCGCGAGCGCTGCTCTGGCCATCGCGTTTCTCGGGATCCTCGAGTCGGCTTCGATCGGCAAATCACTCGCAGCGCGCGCCGGCGAACGCCTGCACACCAATCAAGAGATCTTCGCGCTCGGCATGGCCAACGTGGGCTGCTCGTGCTTGGGCGGGATGCCCGCTTCGGGCTCACTGACGCGCTCGGCCCTCGCGAGTGCCAGCGGTGCGGCGACGCCTCTCGCCAGCCTCTACTGCGGGCTCCTCTCGCTCGTGCTGGTGTTCGGCCTCGGCATGTTTCTCGGACATCTCCCGCGCGCGGCTCTAGCGGTCGTCGTCGTGTTCGTCGCGCTCTCGTTGATCAACCCGCGGCAGATCAGGTTCGTCGTGCGCGCGACGCGGGCCGACGCGACGGTGTTCGCGGTGACCGCCGGTTCGGCACTGGTGTTTCCCCTCGACACGGCGATCTTCATCGGCGCCGCGACCTCGATCGTGCTGTTCCTCGAGAAGGCGGGCGAACCCGAGTTGGTCGAGTACACGTTCACCGAGGACGGGCAACTCGCCGAGAGACGAGCTTCGGAGAAACGTCAGTTGCCCGAGATTTCGATCGTGCACGTGGAGGGCAGTCTCTTTTTCGGCGCCGCCGAGCTCCTTCAGGAGCAGATTCGCCGTGTGTGCGACGACCCGAACCTGCGTATCCTCGTCCTACGCTTGAAGCACGCGCATCACCTCGACGCCTCCGCCGTGCTCGCGTTGGAGGAACTCGTTCAGTTCATGCGCGAGAACGGCCGCGGGCTGATCGTCTCGGGCGCGCGCAAGGAGGTCTTCCGCATCTGCAAGCGCACCGGACTGCTCGACCTCATCGGACGCGACAACTTCTTCGTGGAGTGGCCGCAAAACCCGACCCTCTCGACGCGCAACGCCTTGAAGCGCGCGCAACAGATCCTCGGTCGCAAGGACGCCACCGTGCGCATCTTCGGAGAGATGCGTACCAAGACTCCGGATACACCTTCCTGA
- a CDS encoding SulP family inorganic anion transporter has translation MDYSGSRTGRGLRDRLLATLRQGQIAWFPALPSLRTYDRRRLNRDGAAAVLVALLTIPQGLAFGLVAGLPPIHGVVAGIAGLLLGSLFTGARHASFGPSITTTVLLASTFVRLDISAGERAEAVAVLLLLSGLVLCLGAIFRFALLSRYVSRSVTTGFIIAAGALVATSQLKHVLGLPVADSGVFATELKLLVANITSTRWESLLVGALTAGAYLVISLRWARLPAAACALCVGTFAAWSLALGGHTVDRIDSFTTALAFREPSRFEADWFGVVASAALATALISHLEVSLIGRSFAARGGERFNAGQHMLGLGLANLGNALVGGMPASASLSASRINWRWRVATPLTGVLAALYCTAGLAALAPFLHHLPRAALAAIAIVLATEVASRHYVRVILRSSRADALVLITTIGAGLLFRLDVALYVGAGLSIVFFLRRVGVPELSEYGFNAEGQLAAVTDTGARTPDISIVHVEGDLFFGAAELFLEQARRVCEDPNLKVIVLRMKNAHHLDATCALAIEELLRFARDHDRHIIVSGAHRGIYRVFRNSGLLEMLGRENFFMDVPSNPTISTRNALKRAQRLLGGAEANIRIYVDPAKGAATPAEA, from the coding sequence ATGGACTACTCGGGCAGCAGAACAGGCAGAGGCTTACGAGATCGGCTACTCGCGACCCTCCGGCAGGGCCAGATAGCGTGGTTTCCGGCGCTGCCCTCCCTGCGTACCTACGATCGCCGCAGGCTCAATCGAGACGGCGCGGCTGCGGTGCTCGTGGCCTTGCTCACGATCCCGCAGGGTCTCGCCTTCGGACTCGTAGCCGGGCTGCCGCCGATCCACGGCGTCGTCGCCGGGATCGCGGGTTTGCTCCTCGGGAGTCTCTTCACCGGGGCACGGCACGCGAGCTTTGGTCCGTCGATCACGACGACCGTGTTGTTGGCGAGCACCTTCGTCCGTCTCGACATCTCGGCGGGTGAACGCGCGGAGGCGGTCGCGGTGCTGCTTCTGCTCTCCGGCTTGGTCCTTTGTCTCGGAGCAATCTTCCGTTTCGCCCTGTTGTCGCGCTACGTGTCGCGCAGCGTCACCACGGGTTTCATCATCGCGGCCGGAGCGCTCGTGGCCACGTCGCAGTTGAAACACGTGCTCGGATTGCCGGTCGCGGATTCGGGAGTATTCGCCACGGAACTCAAGCTGCTGGTCGCGAACATCACGTCGACTCGCTGGGAGTCGTTGCTCGTGGGTGCCCTCACCGCCGGAGCGTATCTCGTGATCAGTTTGCGTTGGGCGCGGCTGCCCGCCGCGGCATGTGCGTTGTGCGTGGGCACGTTCGCGGCCTGGTCGCTCGCGCTCGGAGGCCACACGGTGGATCGTATCGACTCTTTCACGACGGCGCTCGCTTTTCGCGAGCCCTCGCGCTTCGAGGCGGACTGGTTCGGCGTCGTCGCGAGCGCGGCGCTCGCCACCGCGTTGATCTCGCATCTCGAGGTCTCTCTGATCGGTCGATCGTTCGCGGCGCGTGGAGGCGAACGCTTCAATGCCGGTCAACACATGCTCGGCTTGGGTCTCGCGAATCTCGGCAACGCGTTGGTCGGCGGGATGCCGGCGTCCGCATCCCTCTCGGCGTCGCGCATCAATTGGCGCTGGCGCGTCGCCACGCCCCTCACGGGGGTGCTCGCGGCGCTCTACTGCACGGCGGGTCTCGCCGCCCTCGCCCCGTTTTTGCATCACCTGCCGCGCGCAGCGCTCGCCGCCATCGCGATCGTCTTGGCCACGGAGGTCGCGAGTCGCCACTACGTGCGCGTCATCCTTCGTTCGTCGCGTGCGGACGCGCTGGTGTTGATCACGACGATCGGAGCAGGGCTCTTGTTCCGACTCGACGTGGCTTTGTACGTCGGTGCAGGACTTTCGATCGTGTTCTTTCTCCGTCGCGTGGGTGTGCCGGAGTTGAGCGAGTACGGCTTCAACGCCGAGGGTCAGCTCGCCGCCGTGACCGACACCGGCGCTCGCACGCCGGACATCTCGATCGTGCACGTCGAAGGAGATCTCTTTTTCGGGGCGGCGGAACTCTTCCTCGAGCAGGCGCGCCGCGTGTGCGAAGATCCGAACTTGAAGGTGATCGTCTTGCGGATGAAGAACGCGCACCACCTCGATGCGACGTGCGCACTGGCGATCGAGGAGTTGCTGCGCTTCGCGCGCGATCACGATCGCCACATCATCGTCTCCGGCGCGCATCGCGGCATTTACCGCGTGTTCCGCAACTCGGGTCTGCTGGAGATGCTCGGTCGCGAGAACTTCTTCATGGACGTGCCGTCCAATCCCACGATCTCGACGCGCAACGCCCTCAAGCGCGCCCAGCGTCTGCTCGGCGGTGCGGAGGCAAACATCCGCATCTACGTCGATCCGGCGAAAGGAGCCGCGACTCCGGCCGAGGCGTGA
- a CDS encoding pyridoxal phosphate-dependent aminotransferase: MQLLSSWASNVSPSPTLAVDAKAKAMAAAGEDVAGFGAGEPDFDTPEFIKEAAIAALRAGRTKYAPTPGIEELRKALAEKYRAEYGLAVEPAQVIVSPGGKFSCYLAILAVCSPGDEVIVPAPYWVSYPEMVKLAGGVPKFLFAGDDTGFKITPDQLEGAITPKTRLLVLNSPSNPTGAIYSRGEMERLVEVALRHGIKIMSDEIYEHLVYDGGEHVCPAAFGKEAAEAIITVSGFSKTYSMTGWRLGTTVAPKAIAKAIVDLQSQTSSNATTFAQYGALAALREKEQAQAALATMMEAFDRRRRYLQAGLEAIPGMRCLLPGGAFYVFPNISAFGLDSSTFAARVLEQEKVALVPGVAFGADDYVRLSYATSDAVIEKGLQRLTRFCGGLDR, encoded by the coding sequence GTGCAACTCCTCTCGTCTTGGGCATCGAACGTTTCCCCATCTCCCACGCTCGCCGTCGACGCCAAGGCCAAGGCCATGGCCGCTGCGGGCGAGGACGTAGCCGGATTCGGTGCCGGCGAACCGGACTTCGACACCCCCGAGTTCATCAAGGAGGCTGCGATCGCGGCCCTGCGCGCCGGTCGCACCAAGTACGCACCGACGCCGGGCATCGAGGAGTTGCGCAAGGCTCTCGCGGAGAAGTACCGCGCCGAGTACGGCCTCGCGGTGGAGCCTGCTCAGGTGATCGTGAGTCCGGGGGGCAAGTTCTCTTGTTACCTCGCCATCCTCGCGGTGTGCAGCCCGGGTGACGAGGTGATCGTCCCGGCCCCCTACTGGGTGAGTTATCCCGAGATGGTGAAGCTCGCGGGTGGCGTGCCGAAGTTCCTCTTCGCGGGCGACGACACGGGTTTCAAGATCACGCCCGACCAATTGGAGGGCGCGATCACTCCGAAGACGCGCCTGCTCGTGCTCAACAGCCCTTCCAACCCGACGGGTGCGATCTACTCGCGCGGCGAGATGGAGCGACTCGTCGAAGTGGCTTTGCGGCACGGCATCAAGATCATGTCCGACGAGATCTACGAACATCTCGTCTACGACGGCGGTGAACACGTCTGCCCCGCGGCATTCGGTAAGGAAGCGGCCGAGGCGATCATCACAGTCTCCGGTTTCAGCAAGACGTATTCGATGACCGGTTGGCGGCTCGGCACCACCGTGGCTCCCAAGGCCATCGCGAAGGCGATCGTGGATCTGCAGAGTCAGACCTCCTCGAACGCGACGACCTTCGCTCAATACGGGGCGCTCGCGGCGTTGCGCGAAAAAGAGCAGGCGCAAGCCGCACTCGCGACGATGATGGAGGCTTTCGATCGTCGTCGGCGCTACCTGCAGGCTGGGCTCGAGGCGATCCCCGGTATGCGGTGCTTGCTGCCGGGAGGTGCCTTCTACGTGTTCCCCAACATCTCCGCTTTCGGTCTCGATTCGTCCACCTTCGCCGCGCGTGTGCTCGAGCAGGAGAAGGTCGCGCTCGTGCCGGGCGTTGCTTTCGGAGCGGACGACTACGTGCGCCTCAGCTACGCGACCTCGGATGCGGTGATCGAGAAGGGGCTGCAGCGGCTGACGCGCTTCTGCGGCGGGCTCGATCGGTGA
- a CDS encoding TRIC cation channel family protein → MRGGLAAASLFRVSEISARRSRSALVDAAATAHAADMTFESTLAFLDLAGVLVFAVSGALAAARKGMDIVGMFVLALVTSTGGGTLRSLLVGDLPVPFLRTPWLLVAALCATLATFFAGRWIESRMERPIRFFDAIGLGVFTSTGMAIALEIGQPWWSALFLGCVTAVFGGVLRDVLRQEVPFVFQPAELYATAALIGGIVFIVVHELGAPRPWTMVVGASVAIAVRLVAMRRNWKTSTAVR, encoded by the coding sequence GTGCGAGGTGGGCTCGCCGCGGCGAGCCTGTTTCGTGTATCCGAAATCTCGGCACGCCGCTCGCGGTCCGCGCTCGTCGACGCGGCTGCGACCGCTCATGCTGCGGACATGACCTTCGAGTCGACGCTCGCGTTTCTCGATCTGGCCGGGGTCCTCGTCTTCGCCGTGTCGGGTGCGTTGGCGGCGGCGCGCAAGGGCATGGACATCGTCGGCATGTTCGTGCTCGCGCTCGTGACCTCGACGGGAGGCGGCACGTTGCGTTCGCTGCTGGTCGGCGACTTGCCGGTGCCCTTTTTGCGCACGCCGTGGCTGCTCGTGGCCGCGTTGTGCGCGACGCTCGCGACGTTCTTCGCCGGACGTTGGATCGAGTCGCGGATGGAGCGGCCGATCCGCTTCTTCGATGCGATCGGACTGGGGGTGTTCACGAGCACCGGGATGGCGATCGCGTTGGAGATCGGACAACCGTGGTGGTCGGCGCTGTTCCTGGGGTGCGTCACCGCGGTGTTCGGAGGCGTTCTGCGGGATGTCTTGCGGCAGGAGGTGCCGTTCGTCTTTCAACCGGCGGAGTTGTACGCGACGGCGGCGTTGATCGGCGGAATCGTGTTCATCGTCGTGCACGAACTCGGTGCGCCGCGTCCGTGGACGATGGTGGTGGGAGCGAGCGTGGCGATCGCGGTGCGTCTGGTCGCGATGAGACGCAACTGGAAGACGAGTACGGCGGTGCGTTGA
- a CDS encoding hypothetical protein (frameshifted, insertion/deletion at around 2392256), with protein MVYAYAPALSAPFVFDDRSVALENPSLDSWGAAFIPPNDGRPVTGRPFANLTFALDRRLHGDDPAGFRVTNVALHIAAALLLLSIVRRTLERIGAASSRAVLGAVAAAAAWALHPLQTASVTYISQRTEILAALFAFVSLLSLIRRVEPNGTRYWSVIAVVACALAMTSKETAAALPVLLLAYDRTFISGALRVVWRERRALHLALASTWFVLLALLLTHGDRGGSAGFGAPEVSAWHYLLTQTRAITRYLELAIWPLSQVFDYGTSVVRDLASVAVPIALVALGLLATVIGVRRNHALGFVGLCFFAWLAPSSSVIPVLTQTMGEHRVYLPLAALVAGVVGVSAAQSRLPDHALLLVLLALSVPLVSLTRQRNAIYTSEIALWNDTVTKVPDNSRAHYNLGRAYALASEPGLALDAFARTLALDPIHARAHDAMGNLLAAAGRSEEALERFDRAIALEPRFPDARINRGALHESAGRFAAAIVDYSVALEVEPDAADARINLAAALIAARRPVEALAILDADRARRLSTLDLAERVADLRARAHMGVGMDHARAGRWDSAAAAFTEAIEHAPTLAAAHANLGNVRLQQHDPRAAIEHYQTALRLQPGLPGIAENLAAARAALHAR; from the coding sequence GTGGTCTACGCGTATGCGCCGGCATTGAGCGCTCCGTTCGTTTTCGACGACCGATCGGTCGCGCTCGAAAATCCGTCGCTCGACTCTTGGGGAGCCGCCTTCATCCCCCCGAACGATGGTCGCCCGGTCACCGGACGTCCCTTCGCCAACCTCACCTTCGCTTTGGATCGCCGGCTCCATGGAGACGATCCGGCCGGCTTTCGTGTCACCAATGTGGCACTACACATCGCAGCGGCACTCCTGTTGCTCTCGATCGTCCGACGCACCTTGGAGCGCATCGGAGCGGCGTCGTCTCGAGCAGTGCTCGGTGCGGTTGCTGCTGCGGCCGCATGGGCCCTGCACCCCCTCCAAACCGCGAGCGTGACGTACATCTCGCAACGCACCGAGATCCTCGCGGCCCTCTTTGCCTTCGTCTCGCTTCTCTCGCTCATCAGACGAGTCGAACCGAACGGTACCCGATACTGGTCCGTGATCGCCGTCGTCGCGTGTGCGCTCGCCATGACAAGTAAGGAAACCGCCGCAGCGCTCCCAGTGCTTCTACTCGCGTACGACCGCACGTTCATCAGCGGGGCTCTTCGTGTCGTGTGGCGCGAGCGTCGAGCACTCCATCTCGCGCTCGCGTCGACTTGGTTCGTACTTCTCGCGCTTTTGCTCACCCACGGCGATCGCGGCGGCTCGGCCGGATTCGGTGCGCCCGAGGTCTCTGCGTGGCACTATCTGCTCACGCAAACGCGCGCGATCACGCGCTATCTCGAACTCGCGATCTGGCCACTGTCTCAGGTTTTCGACTACGGAACGTCTGTCGTGCGCGACCTCGCATCGGTTGCTGTCCCCATCGCGCTCGTCGCCCTCGGGCTACTCGCCACCGTAATCGGCGTTCGACGCAACCATGCCCTTGGATTCGTCGGACTGTGCTTCTTCGCTTGGCTCGCACCGAGTTCCAGCGTGATCCCGGTCCTGACGCAAACGATGGGCGAACACCGTGTCTATCTTCCGCTTGCGGCTCTGGTCGCCGGCGTGGTCGGTGTTTCCGCCGCGCAGTCCCGTCTCCCGGACCACGCCTTACTCCTCGTGCTCCTCGCCCTCTCCGTGCCGCTTGTTTCGCTCACGCGGCAACGCAACGCGATCTACACATCCGAAATCGCACTCTGGAACGACACCGTGACGAAAGTGCCCGACAACTCCCGCGCACACTACAATCTCGGCCGCGCCTACGCCCTCGCCTCGGAACCCGGTCTCGCGCTCGACGCTTTCGCCCGCACGCTCGCGCTCGACCCGATTCACGCCCGCGCCCACGACGCGATGGGAAACCTTCTCGCCGCCGCCGGTCGCTCCGAAGAGGCACTCGAGCGCTTCGACCGCGCGATCGCACTCGAGCCGCGGTTTCCCGATGCGCGCATCAATCGCGGCGCTTTGCACGAAAGCGCCGGCCGCTTTGCCGCAGCGATCGTCGACTACTCCGTCGCTCTCGAGGTTGAGCCCGATGCCGCCGACGCTCGGATCAATCTCGCTGCCGCCTTGATCGCCGCGCGCCGTCCCGTCGAGGCGCTCGCGATACTCGACGCCGACCGAGCTCGGCGACTCTCGACTCTCGACCTCGCCGAACGCGTCGCGGACCTTCGGGCACGCGCTCACATGGGCGTCGGCATGGACCACGCCCGCGCCGGCCGATGGGATTCCGCCGCCGCCGCGTTCACCGAAGCCATCGAGCACGCACCCACGCTCGCCGCCGCTCACGCCAATCTCGGCAACGTCCGTCTCCAGCAACACGATCCGCGCGCAGCGATCGAACACTACCAGACCGCGCTCCGACTCCAGCCCGGACTTCCCGGTATCGCCGAAAATCTGGCCGCCGCGCGCGCCGCTCTTCACGCGCGATGA